CACCTTCCTACCATGAGCTATCCAAGCCAGAACAGATGTAACTTAGGAGGGCAAGGATTCTGTTACAGTATATGGGCTACTTATTAACTACAGTAAGTTCTTGCATACACTTCTTAACACCCAGGTGGTTCATTACTTCAACCTTATTTTAGAAGATACTAGAAAGATAAGAGTGGAAAAAGGCTAAAGCTTAAGGTTCAAATGCTGACGGTATCATTCATCATGCCCCACTAAGTTCCACAAGGAGATGTAGTACGATGGCTATCAACTCTTTCACCATTTcttcattacaaattaaaagcaTATCCTGAAAGCATTACAAAGACTTTTTGTTTCTAGAATATAGAATAGTAGGAAATGGGCAGAGAAAGATCTTGAAAGAGAAAATGGCTGACGTATGTGCTGTCTGCTGCTGTCTTGCAATGTGACattcaacaagaaaacaaaaatcaacaattgATCTTGAGAAGCAaaataccatttaaaaaaaaaaaaaaaaacccgctTTAAAAGCACATTCGTTCCCCCAGATAAAGAAGGGGGGGAGGGTAAGGTCACAGCCTCACGGTTTCAATCCCTTACTGATGCGTGAGTGTTGTCCACCTataaagaaattatttaaaAGATTTGGCCAGTTCCCCTATATCCATACTCAAGTgtgcaattctctctctctctctctctatatatatatatatatgaatcctTTCTCCCTAATTTATCAGGCTCCTTGAAGAAAGCATGTCGACGCACTAATTTTCATGATTCTTTACACAACCAATTTAACTCCATGccttacttttattattttaatgccTTGTACTACAATACCCATCACTTTCTCCCCACTCAGATCAAGCTTTCTCATCAGCAAAACCATTACACAAGTTACAAATATGTGTCTGAAGCACTTgaagtttattaatttttgtatcTCCAATCATAAAATCTCTTGTGGCTGCTATCGACAGTGACaattgaaacatttttttttttcttttggataggTAATAATACCGATACAAATAAGCCTTCCCTAAATAAGCATCAATTAAGCCAAAGACTTCCTACAATCCCATGTTGCCAACCAGAACTCTGTAACAACATGATGATGGCATGGGCACCCTTGGGCCACAACAtcataatttttctattttcagtCTAAAGATACATTTACTAAATTACTCAAGACAGATGCATGTTTGCTGCTACtttgcaacaaaaacaacaatataATATATCCAAGGTACTCAAATAGCATATCCAAAATAATACCATACAGCATAGCTgcatcattaatttaatatgacGAGCTACTAATTAGGCATGTCTAACAAAGTAACAAACAGTTTGATAATTACGACCAAGGATAACATAATAAAAAGATCAAGTTATTGAGACATTTATACTCACGAAGAACTTCAGGAGCTGTAAGCCGCTTTTTTGGATCTCTTACAAGCATTCTTCGAACCAGATCCTTTGCACTTTCTGATATACTAGGCCATGGTTCTGATACAAAGTCAAGTTCGCCTTTTAGGACTTGCTCAAAAATTCCTTGCTCCGATTCTGataaataacataacatagAGAACCGAGAAATTAGATGTAATTGACCTATTTAAACGCACATCATGAGGAGAAAGCTTTAAAACATGAGATTCTCACCATCCCAGAACGGAGGGACACCACTAAGTAAGATGTAAATTATCACCCCTGCACTCCAAACATCACATTCTGGACCATAATGCTTCCGCAACACTTCTGGGGCCACATAATAAGGGCTTCCAACAACATCCGTGAAAGTTTCACCTGTGAGAATGCATTAAATTATCTAGATCAGACATAGACAATGACTAAATCTAAAGGAGTGAGGAGGAAAAGCAATGAATGTAAACTATGTTCAAATTAAACACAACCAATTGTTGAGACTATACGAGCTACCGCCAAATATATCACTTTCAAAGGGGAATATTGACAACATAAGACATACTAACATGCAAATAGGAAATaggaaatcaaaatatcatttggCATGGTCAACTAATTGAGAAATGGagtaaatttctattttatagATCAATATCCATCCATTCTACAGGCTAAGCTAAGATGGCAGCATAAATAGAAACCTTATAAAACAACAAGTCTACATGTCATACGTTTGAAAAAGTTCCCccaacccccaaaaaaaacccTCGCATTCACAACCTGACCATCGAGgcaacattttaacttttttttttttggatgaatgagctTCTTTTACTAAACAACAAACATCAAACACTCAAGCAAATTAGATCCCATCTGCTGAACAAGACCACATTTGCAGAGTTACAACTCTAATCCACACTCTCCATCTAAACGACCTCCTACTACAAACTCTATAAGACAGTAATATACAACAGCAACATTTAAACTTGCTTACATATCAGTATAAATTCTAATCATTAAATGGTTTGCAGCATGtacttactatttttttaactatttcatGCCAAAATGGGATTTTAAGTTACTTCCGCATGCACAGTATAATTATGCAAAGTCAGATcgacataaaaaatatttttttgatcaATTACTTGAATTATGAAGACAATAGGCAGATAGTCATGAAAGTCACCTTGACATATGCAAATTTAAAGAAGAGAATTTACCAATAAAGAAAAGTGCAAACATAAACTTCACAATACATTCATACACTAGCTGTTCGTGCATCAGAGTATAGATCTTTGCTTCCTATATGCATGACAGTTGGGCCAAGCAACAATCAATAGTACGAGATAGCTCTGAATTCTGAATTTGAtactataagtttttttttttttttgataacataGGAGatctttactcagattaattgcaaaaatttgataCTATAGTTACTAACACAAGCATAATATAACCAACCAAGAATATACCTGGCCGAAAGAACACCGAAAGCCCAAAGTCAATTGTTTTAAGTGGCGACTCCTCTTCCTGGTCGACAAAGAGAAAATTCTCTGGCTTCAAGTCCCGATGCATAACACCCAAAGAATGGCACGCTTCCACAACACTAACTATAATCCTTGCAAGCTCGGCCGCTTTTCTCTCCGTATAATGCCCCCTCTGTATAATCCTATCAAAAAGTTCCCCACCAGCACAAAGTTCCATAACAACATGAACCGCAACAGCATCCTCATAAGCACCCACGATTTGTATCACATGGGGATGACCCGCCAAGTGGTGCATTATCTGAATCTCCCTCCTAACATCCTCCACATCCTCTTGCGTGGTCAGTTTCCTCTTGGCGATAGATTTACAAGCAAACTCTTTGTTGGATCCTTTCTCTAAGCACAGAAACGTCGTCCCAAACTGCCCTTGTCCAAGCTTCCGCCCCAATGTATACTTCTCCTTCAAATTCTCTGTTTTCCTCCCCAACACCGATTCCATTTGAAGCCCCGCACTTGACAACCTCTTTATATGGGTGGGTTTCTTGGGTTTCCCAGCATTCTCAGCCTTAATCCCCTCCTCTTTCACCTCCGGCTTAATGGGTTTTTCGGGTTCTTTGGGTTCAACTTGCTCATTGGCAGCAATCTTCACCGGCTCAGGCGGTGTGCTCTGAACTGGCATTGGAGGATCGGAAACTTTGGGAGCATTTGAACCTTCAGGGGAATCCGCATTGCTTTTGGTGCTCATTTCGGCACTGGGTGGGGGAAGCTGGGCCTCCGGTGGCCGGCTTCGCCAAACCGCTTCACTAACAGATTGGAAGAATCCATTAGCACTAAGATTTGGACCTACACATGTGTTCCCCATCAAAATATGCTAATTGATATTCCTCTTCTGAATCCCCAACATCCTAATAGATCAGATCAATCAACGCTAAGAGCATTCAAAAAGCTCCAGCTGCGTGTGTGATTGCTCGGATCAGAGACCTCgaacaaaaccctaatcctaactCTAACtcaaccccttttttttctttttcgctcCTAAAGGCATGCACTTTGGAAAACCTAATTGCACCCACCCTAAGCTAATCCTCCTTCGAAATCAAACTCGTAGATTCTCGAAATTTTCAAGAATTCAATACAATTTCCACAAATAATTACAAGAATTGCTAAATGAAATGAGATGCCAGGGAAAAAGTGCCGTAGATCTCGAATTTCAAAGAATAAGGAGAAAATCTACAAGAAAAGAATGATAATTACAACAAAATGGCCAGGCAgaagaatgaaaataatgaaaaatagtaCAAAATAGATAGTAGAGTTTGAgattaaaaaatggaaagaaaagaaaaagggggagggggggttaTCGTAAATGAATGGTGAAAAATGAGGAAATGGGAGAGAAAGGGAAAGCAAATGTAGGAAATGGGCCTGTTTAGATTGCGAGCGGCGAGCAGAGTCGtcgtgaagaagaagaaaaaggtctGACCAAACGATCAGAGGCTCCGGGATTTTCTTCGTTCAAAAATGGAGGAGACGCCATGTCCAGGTTTGTTTAGCTagggagacagagagagagagagagagggggggagaAATTGACGCTACAAAAAATCCACACGATAATCATTTCATGTCCCTTTTTTTCTAGTAAAACATATAATCTATGATTGTCATTTCTATAATGTATgttcaaaataataatcaaagatccattgaaaaaactaaaatttatagacttaattatgtaaaaataataattatagagtTAATTGGAAAAATTGGACCCCCGTtgagtaatttaattttaatacgaaccataaacttaaaaaagataattacgagaataacttctataaaataaataaaggttttCTTCTAACCTTTTTACTTTTACtcatattattttctaagataatattttaataattatgtgcTTATTTGCTTATGATTAAAAAGATCTGATAACTATGGAAGGCGTGTATGATTAAAAACACATTATCGGGTactatataataataataaataatataaaatttaaagaaaaagtgatattttgtcttttcaaattttaaaaaatagtatatacttttttttaggGTTAGCAAAATAGGTATCAGCCAAATAAACAGGTATCAATTTATCCTATGCATGTAACTATTCTTTATAATGCATCGATgaattttattgtaaaaataCATGCATAGGATAAACGGATCGTAAATGGGTCATGTCAGATACCTGTTTTGTCAGTCTTGTCTAAGGTAATTGTAAGAGAAAAACATTTGCTTTCAATCATGCTTAGCTTTAAGTGACAACGGATCAAAATTTAgataaatatacatatttaaaaaaagagaaatgcttcagTACAATATAATGCACACATTTGACCCATTTTTAGTGACGTGACAGATGGACAATCACATGAAAGGGAGGAtcgaaatttgaaatttgaatttcaatcttCTCTCTTTCACTAAATATGGGCCAAATGTGGGCATTATATTGCATTGTAGcatatctcttaaaaaaaaattaaaagtcatAATTTTATgcttaattgtttattttgagTCATTATATGTTGATGTACCTAATTATCAAGGGCCTTTTGGGCTCAACTACCAAAAACCTGTTAAGACCCCCTACCCCCCTAAGTAGAAGCCCCCCAAGTTGAAGATAGGAAGCATTGATTGTTCATTGGGCCCACACAATTTGAAAGGGCCAACTGAGTGGCCCATAATCCTCAGCCTGATACGTACTATGCCTTAGCTTATATATGTTGTATTTCAAGATAATGTATGATATTATTATTGTGCCACGTCAAATAATCTCATTggtattcttattttattttttatttttttaagggaaaatcaatctgatttcattaatattggtcaagagcataaaagctcttagAATCACATAACATACAGTTTTGCAagattatagccgaagctaaaagattatACGTCAAAAAATCGAAAACATAACAGATCTTACAATGAAAAACTAATCTATAACGTCAATTATTCGCTATCCCAACCGATCTTCAGATTATAGAACAGATCTGCTAATGTAGACTCCTTCCGAGAGCATAGAAAGCTATTTCCCAGGTATGAGCAAAATACTCACACTCAAACCATTCCCCTCTCGACCTGAAAGTCAGAAGTATTATTCACGTCATCAGCCCAACGACTagaatcataaaataaaaacagcaacaacaacaacaaacaaaaacaaaaactcctaCAAGCAACAGTGGAGAAGCATGGCATCGTAGACATCCATTCAAAAGATACGCATTGGCTAAAGAAAATGATCAGATCTAATGTTGAAGATACTAGATCTGGatctaaatctaaatctaaagcAATCCGCCAGAAGCGGAGACTGGTGGAGCCTACAAAGAAGACGCCGAACACTGCTACCATAAGAGGGGAAGAgtgtagatctagatctaaatcttCCCTCCTCCCATCGGTATTCTTATTGGGAAATGCTACAATGCAATAAATTTTCCACAATTGGCACATCTAATTCCTAGGTGGCAAAGGGCACATAgccatttgcaattttttattttttaattttaaaattaaatttagaatataaaaagattaataaaaaaaatcaaaaaataaaaatgggtggCCCGCCACCCCCCAGTGAAGCCACCCcttttattttctgatttttttattaatcttgattttaattttaaaattttaaaaacttaaataataaaaaattacaaatggcCATGTGTCTTTTACCACCTAGGAATTAGATGGGCCAATTGTGGGAAATTTATTGgattgtagcatttctcattcttATTAGTGGTTTAATTAACCATCGTTGCAACCACAAAATAGCAAGAGCTCAATTTTGGTacggacagaaatttcctttaaaccaatttggagaaaacattcttaaactcatttaaaatagtgctaagagtctataaacatttaaaaaacacattaaatttaagTACTTCCCATAATCTCTTGCCCAATTGAGAAAAAGgcaatttataaataaaaatgaagcaaCTCCTCGTGTACGATCCATTCACTCATTCTCTGTTTTCTCTTAATTCATTTTTtctacaacattttttttttactaacttaagcatcgaagGTTTCTCCATTGGCACACTCAACATGCCTCATTGCTTACTTTTCACAGTTTCACCTATTTCACAGGCATTTTTCACTAAGTATTTAACTATGTGGTCAACTGTATCAACAATTTGGAGCATGTCAATGGGAAACGATTGATTTGTAATTTCCTTCAACAAAGGACTCATGCCGAACACTAGGTCAGAAAGTGTCTAGGGTGATGATGTCGGTACTTCTAATCAGCCCAACCCTCAAGAACAACGACTTATGACTCTCAAAACTCAGTTGTTGCAACTTTCTCAGAACATAAGTCTTGTCTTACAACAAACCTCAAAATGATACAACACTTTTCAGTGGCAAAATTCAGAACCACCACATCATAGCTGCAAGAACCACCCCCAGCTTAGGAAGGAAAAGCCAATGAGGTAGACCGTACCACGAAAGCAGCACCAAAAACTAAGGGCCTAAGGCCAGCAATTTAGGTTGGCATGTTGGGTACCGGTCCACTCACTTGAGCTGCCAACTCATTAAGGGTCAACCATAACATAACTTAACGGGTGACTTGACATGAATCGATTGCTTGACCTGTTTAATAAATGGATCATGTTGGATTAACATGacctaacccatttaataaacaagtTGTATTTGACCGTTTTGACCCAAACACAACATGTTCAACTTGTTTCgacttatatttattatataaattataggaaaaatttcacttaacctcttgaactttcatcacttttgaaATTATCATCCAAAGTTTTAAAACTCTCAAATTAGTGTAtcaaatttccaattttttgcTATATCACCATCCCGTTagcattttctattaaatccaatcaaaatttcaaaaatactcatattttttattataaaaaataaaataaaaaattgcaaagatgcGATTATTATGCATACCCTAAAATTATTATCCACGTAtgcaaatagtaatttttacaATCCACGTCTACATCCAAGTCCAAGTCCACGTACGTATCAAAGCAGTGATCATATATCTTGAGACTTGGTCCTTGAGAGCTGAGACCAAGTTATAATTAAGGGACATTGGTTTTTGCTATGTCAAAGCAATTATATATCCAGGGACTTGGCCCTTGGAAGCCGACGATCACAAAGTTTTCTGTTTTAAGGTAGACTGAAGAGACCAAgttaatttgccaaaaaaactgATGCTTTTGTAGGCGTTGAAACACCTCTATATTCATCAAACAAATCTGAATTAATTAAGGActccaaattatatataatacacaAAAGAACCAAGTCACAGTTTCATGGAATTGTTATGAAAAAATCAACGTTTCTGGTATTTCAGTTGATGATAAACTCCAGgccttaattaatttgataCGATGATTCAGTTATTATATATAGTATGTTTAAGAAACATATATACTAAGTAGATTCTAGATTCATCAATCTAGAAGAAAACGAAACCTTATATATacagaagaaggaaaaaaaaactgcaCCCCATGGAGTGACTTTGACTTGGACTCACTTTGTCTTATTATCATTTCTGATTTAATTAATTGCTCAACTGCCACCGTAGAACGATTCTTTCTGGAAGAATTAAGCTGCAGCCGGCAAAGGTCTACTGAATCAGCAGCCAATAAGAAAGCAACAAAGACCAAGTCAAAGCAGAGGATATAAATAGAGAAATATGTGGGTTTCGTAAAGATTAAGCCACAAATCGATCAATTAACTAATATGAGCTCGCAAACAAGAAAGCAGCTGCAGGGTCCAAGGCCTGCGCATCTTACAGTGAGCCAGGGCTCCAGAAAGATCACCAAAAAGCCGCCAGTTATAATATATTTGCAGTCTCCCAAGGTTGTCCACGTCAGACCTGAGGAATTTATGAGCACAGTTCAACGGCTAACTGGGAATCAAGCGCCAAGCAGTAGTACTACTATTGGTGTTGCAGAGGAAATGGTTGCCGCTGCTGCTGCAGAGGAAACCATGGGAATGGGAATTGTGTCGAGCGAGGAGCAACAGAGGTGGATTGACTTTGAGGCAGCTGGTTCAGCTTTCGGAATGCCTGATGATGTTCCAATGCTTTCCGACTTTGCTGCTCATCCTGGCTCCTATGAGAACAGAGATTTTCGCTGAATGGTGACTCCATTAATGTAGAGACAATACTGATCAacaaatttgatttaatttgtatactataaatgttttcttttttttttggggttgtgGGGAGGGCATGCACTCTCCATAATTCAACCTAATTATAGATCGAGTTCTTTGAACTCTAATACCTTTTCATGATTAAGGGTCTACTGATATTACTTAATGATTAGAGATTTTTACTACAAGATTTTTACTAACCGATGCGGCAATTTATGGGTCACTAGTCATATCAGtaactaaacaattaaatttactgTTAGAATTGgtggctcatattctctcatgcatagaaaataatattggaatacTAGTGCCATGAatcattaatagtaaaatatagccacATTTTCTGTAGACATAGGCATATTACTGAATCATATAAATCGATCTATATCTCGATTTTTTCTTttcgattttatattattcattattgttgtgcacggtaacaacatttacttactaaattttgttaatttttttcacGTTAAAATACTGCCATGAAAATTTGTAAAAACTGCAATACttcaaatattttcctaatcAATTTATATAAAACCCACAAGCATTAACCTATAACGATATCGCATGCTTGCTTCGTTGTTTAGACAATAGAGATGGAGGTATCTGGGGTCGAGAGGAGGCAAATGCCCTGCCAGTCGATAACCGTCTTCTTTCCGGTTTTTCCCACCCTTAGAAAACAAAATACCCCCAAATTGGCTAATTATTTGAACCATATCCGTCGTATAAAAGTGGCGAAATTGTCAAAGAGCAGGTGAAGTTGTCAACGTTTGTATAGTTCTTCTCACAAGCCTCACAACCAAACGacaagttttatatatatatgacaaaaagTCAAGGCTGGTCAACGCAAATTCAAACAAAACGCATGGTGTCATGTCCTAGTACGTATTAATGTTCTCCAAAGCTTAACCTTAAAGACAAACcgatttctttattattattattaaagataataaaaaaaattatattatttttcccCTCTATAATCTATAATTAGACctactagtaaaaaaaaaaatgtgccaCTGACCAGTGAAAAACATGAGAATTTTGTAGAACCCACGATTTGCGGCCTCTAACAATTACTCATACTGATGTaggatgaaaaataaagaattgagaCTTTTAGTTTTACTTGTAATGTAATGATGGAATTGGccaaaatcaatcaaattaattaggATTAGGGTTGTTGTCAGTCTATTTAAATGTTCTTTTATAATAGTTTTTACTTCAAtggaaaattataatttttgagTGAAATACTTTTGTAAGAGATGAGATTTCTCTATGTGAGGTGCGACTCCTCTTTGGTAGTGAGACTTTGCCAAGCACTCCTTCCCCACCACCATTTGCTATCTAGGTTCAAATTTTTGGTAAAGACGTGACAGGTGGACCAATGAGCTATCCATCGGTATATATCTGCAATAACTCCGAGAATCGATAATTTGACTTTGCCAAGCACTCCTTCCCCACCACCATTTGCTGTCTAGGTTCAAATTCTTGGTAAAGACGTGACAGGTGGACCAATGAGCTATATATATTCTGACAGGTTATAGGGAGTAATTCTATATGGTCTACTTGTGTCTTATTAAGAatgatatgactattaaaattattatttgatcaaaattcaataatgatcaattacaagctcaATAATGCTTTTAATAGCaacatcattcttaatatgaCACAAGTATGACACAAGTAGGTCATCTAGAATTATTCGGTTATAGGGCAAAGTCTCAATATCAATCGGATATAATTGTCCGAGGCTCATCCCACAATTCTTAattttaaggggaaacttcacttacccccccaTATACTTTCgtgctttttgcagacacctcctcattgttcaaaaactctcattttggtgtatcaaactttcgtttcgtTCCAAATACCCTCCTACCGTTAGcttttgcagttaaatcaaacagtagatttagtaaaagacctttctacccctaaatttttttaaaattccaaatttacccttatttataaataaaaaattattattataactattatattaaaaaataaaaataaaaaatgaaaaagtgaccCATCGGGGGTCACTTGGGTCACAAGCTAGTGACCCCCGGTGGGTCTTGACCCACCAgcgggtcacaagtgacccccggtcactatatatatatatatatataataataatatgacccgtGGGTCACAATACGGGTGGGTTGAATCCACCGGTAAACCCACgggtcataattttttttaaaaaaaaattattttttaataaaaaataagggcaagattggaatttcacacccttccgttaggatttcacagaaaatcctaacggaaggagcaaagtgaaaggaaacgaaagttagatacatcaaagtgagagtttttaaataatggggggtgtctgcaaaaagcgcgaaagtataggggggtaagtgaagtttcccctaattttaATTACCGAATTGTGAATCATATGATATGTTTATTTGAAATTTcctaatttttgtttggttgttgagaaaacTGAGAAATAAACAACGAAATAGTGAATTTTGTGCTTATAATCGTTAGCTAGAGATTATTGGAATAGAGAAATTTCACTCAAATAAGTGAAATCGAcactaattaacaatataactttttgttaatttgtctACACTTTCTTACCAGCCAAACAAACCTGCAGTTAACGAAACCACTATTTAAAAACTCTAGAAGGTCTTGATCTCAtgaacaaataattcaaatctggatatatatatatatatatatatgctacgtcaatgtgaaagaagaaaaggaaagaagaaaaaaagaaagcatgcAGCTAACGTCaatgtgaaagaagaaaaggaaagaagaaaaaaagaaggcatGCAGCTAAAGGTCTCGTTTGCTAGCTCATGCTGTCATGCACATGCATGGAGTCATATATGGACAACTTGATCTTGAGGATTTTTTTTGTCGGTTGTTATTATGTTTCCTCCtagttttttaattgtttgaaatGGTTGGAATTTTTGTTGgagatttttttatatgttgatggTTTTACCGACTGTGGATTGCttgcaaaataataagagcATTAAAGGGTTTCAGCCTTGGCCGGAGACTcttcgatgcttaagttagaTAGCACTTTTATGTGAAATCAAAATATAGCATGAGCTTAGATCCTTTTTGAAGGATTTGATCGACCCCTTTTATCGAGTTTTATATAACTGTTCTCTCCATATTCCACCTTCAGGTAATTGATAGATCATTAGTTATTCACATTCAGATAATGGTTGAAAGATAATGAAAGGTGGCTGAGTTATTGTAGAATTTTACTGTGGCTGCAGCCTTATCTCTACGTGACTACTTGAGTGGAACCATAGTAGATTTTATTCCCAACATACATTTTATAATTccttaaatcattttatttaataaatctATAGAGAACCGGTTTGATTTTCGATTAAAATTCAGTCAGATAATCCACCTAATAAAGCAACATTTGGTACAGGGGGTTAATTTGACTAGCTAACGTACTCCCTCGTTGGTTGGACAAggctatatttttattttataattttgatttttacttGATTGTCGGTGGCAagtaaatcaaattattattattattattattattattattattattattatttttcgtgGAGCCCGTGGAGTTAACAATTGACACCAAATCCTTCAAGAAGGATCGGCCGAAAACTCCAAATTCCCTTAGAATTCTGGGCTTCCAGAGATTGGCACATGAGGCGCGCaagtagttaaaaaaaataaaaaattaaccacTTAAAATATACCATGTCAACtaatataaaatgagtgtgatAAATAGATATGAATAGCATAACATAGCTCTTTATAACTATGTGATGGATGAGCTTAAGgg
Above is a genomic segment from Corylus avellana chromosome ca9, CavTom2PMs-1.0 containing:
- the LOC132191296 gene encoding calcium-dependent protein kinase 20, which produces MGNTCVGPNLSANGFFQSVSEAVWRSRPPEAQLPPPSAEMSTKSNADSPEGSNAPKVSDPPMPVQSTPPEPVKIAANEQVEPKEPEKPIKPEVKEEGIKAENAGKPKKPTHIKRLSSAGLQMESVLGRKTENLKEKYTLGRKLGQGQFGTTFLCLEKGSNKEFACKSIAKRKLTTQEDVEDVRREIQIMHHLAGHPHVIQIVGAYEDAVAVHVVMELCAGGELFDRIIQRGHYTERKAAELARIIVSVVEACHSLGVMHRDLKPENFLFVDQEEESPLKTIDFGLSVFFRPGETFTDVVGSPYYVAPEVLRKHYGPECDVWSAGVIIYILLSGVPPFWDESEQGIFEQVLKGELDFVSEPWPSISESAKDLVRRMLVRDPKKRLTAPEVLRHPWVQVDGAAPDMPLDSAVLSRLKQFSAMNKLKKIVIRVIAESLSEEEIAGLKEMFKMIDTDNSGQITLEELKNGLERVGAILKDSEISGLMQAADIDNSGTIDYGEFIAAMLHLNQVQREDHLFAAFSYFDKDGSGYITPDELQQACDQFGLEDVHLEDIIREVDQDNDGRIDYSEFVAMMQDTGFGKKGIQNNMSIAKHLRVNI